One window of Magallana gigas chromosome 2, xbMagGiga1.1, whole genome shotgun sequence genomic DNA carries:
- the LOC105321693 gene encoding thyrotropin-releasing hormone receptor, producing MNQSVESLQDGVYNTSGSPATAMCSKVVLNDGHVARLNSNTVDLLYIPTIVYVSVLLCVGIPGNALVAYVYTSWRRSPSRLVIIALAVFDLVNCLFTIPTEIYFILNIYLDPNPILCKVTRFFTFSMNNASSFVLLFIAVDRFKRIYKPLKPPFSNRITKTMIGISFAVAFIFSWPSLLIYGRQTFNIPLSNDTCIRVRTCLIDDDVKTSIYPLLFNIILTAGTILIDIIMISVYAYIGSRSIKAIRETNRFFPKFAFNTNDTMDFSVEYSQEAHDPIIVNRKHSQNYKKNSTATLSNDIHSKFDSLDRKGSTVTIISTKRGHSAKSSIQKADRKGRRQMLKSTFMLFLVTVLFIGSFIPYCALVFIRYSRPTYYPELSSAGKATYNVFLRSYMMSSALNPVIYSFLSSKFRKQCHRIGRKIFCFGQYQ from the coding sequence ATGAACCAGTCCGTGGAATCTCTACAAGATGGTGTGTACAATACTTCAGGAAGTCCCGCGACAGCCATGTGTAGCAAGGTGGTGTTAAACGACGGACATGTAGCTCGCCTGAACTCCAACACCGTGGACCTTCTCTACATTCCTACAATAGTGTATGTGTCTGTTCTATTGTGTGTGGGGATTCCGGGGAATGCCCTGGTGGCCTACGTGTACACCTCCTGGCGGCGGTCTCCCTCCCGCCTCGTTATCATTGCGCTGGCCGTGTTTGACCTCGTCAACTGTCTGTTCACTATCCCCACGGAAATCTACTTCATCCTCAATATATATCTGGACCCGAATCCAATACTGTGCAAAGTGACCCGTTTTTTTACTTTCTCCATGAACAACGCCTCGTCCTTCGTTCTCTTGTTCATCGCCGTGGACCGGTTCAAGAGGATATACAAGCCCCTCAAACCTCCGTTCAGCAATCGGATCACCAAGACTATGATCGGGATAAGCTTTGCAGTAGCATTTATATTCTCCTGGCCGTCTCTGCTGATTTACGGTAGGCAGACATTTAACATCCCACTGTCTAACGACACATGTATAAGAGTGCGCACCTGTCTCATAGACGACGATGTTAAGACCAGCATCTACCCGTTGTTGTTCAATATAATACTCACGGCGGGCACTATCCTTATCGACATCATCATGATCTCTGTGTACGCCTATATCGGCAGTAGATCGATCAAAGCCATCAGGGAAACCAACCGCTTTTTCCCAAAGTTTGCGTTCAATACAAATGACACTATGGACTTTTCCGTAGAATATTCACAAGAGGCACATGACCCAATTATCGTGAACCGAAAACACTCTCAAAACTATAAAAAGAACTCGACGGCCACTTTGTCCAATGACATTCACTCAAAGTTCGACTCACTTGACCGGAAGGGGTCGACGGTGACGATAATTTCGACCAAACGAGGACATTCCGCGAAGTCTTCCATTCAAAAGGCGGACAGGAAGGGGCGGAGACAGATGTTAAAATCTACATTtatgctatttttagtaacagtgTTGTTCATTGGATCATTTATACCCTATTGTGCCCTTGTGTTCATACGCTATTCACGGCCTACGTACTACCCCGAGCTGTCGAGCGCCGGAAAAGCCACATATAATGTATTCCTACGCTCTTACATGATGAGCAGTGCACTAAATCCTGTTATATATAGCTTTCTAAGTAGCAAGTTCAGAAAACAGTGCCACAGAATTGGccgaaaaatattttgctttggTCAATATCAATAA